Genomic window (Capsicum annuum cultivar UCD-10X-F1 chromosome 10, UCD10Xv1.1, whole genome shotgun sequence):
attaAATACACTGAAAAGTGTAAAAGAAGACgatacaatagacaaaattatcatATACATACgtactattttcttaaattattattctaTTTCATTAGGTTaatttttcttccatattttaggattctttacGTTTCTTTGTTTAGGATTTTGTAATGTtgtgtttagtttttttttttttttttaataaaattgggGGTAGGGGGGAATGGGGATTACAATGTGGGGAATTAAAGCCTCACCAACAAGGTAGgagttcaggtaactaaccaactaatcTACTAAGATTTTCCATTTATTGTTTTTTAggttgtttggatttctttatttaaggttttctttattttaggTCTAGGATTCAAATTGGAAgcttttaaatttatattggtgTGGACTAACTTATATTTTGACTATATCGTTACAGTCGGTTAATTGGCCATctaaagaaaatcacaaaagtTCCCGCAATAATGTGGCTTGAGAGAGACCCTAGCTTCTATCTCTATGGTATGGCATTTGCTTGCTGCAACATAGAAGTCATGTATTGGGGAAGTAATTCACCATTATAATCTTctatttcaataatttcaattcaattcaaattgaaGTTATTTTAAAGTCTAATTCATAGTCTATATATGAAAAAACATGGCTATATTTGAAGCAGTAGAAAAGATATACCGACTATTTGATCAAAAAGAGAAATTAAGTGGTAAGAAGTTTGCAGGGATGATGAAACTAAGTCAAATTGCACAACTTCATGAATTAGTAAGAACTAATTATTCGCTTACTGAACACATCAATCATAATTTAAGGGgtgttaattattaatttattccACCTACCTTATTTGTATCTTAGCGATCTACAAATActatataactaattaaataagttccatctttacatgttcaaaagatgttgaatttaattattgtattcatatttattatttaaataactaaaatatttaatttaacgTTTGAACTTATTAAAATAAGGTACACGCGCGAAATGCGTACctctaaactctctctctctatatatatatgtaaccaaTAAAAAAGGGTAAATAAGCTTATGTTGGTCGGATCGGACTCTTCGCAAATAACATCAGGTGTGTGTCGAATTCTtcagaaataatattttttttaaagatttgataCGGGTGCAATATTATGAAGAATCCGAGCTACTTACACTCTGTTTGGATGATGGTTTGCCatgatttcataatgtatggtataGTGTAGTATGATATTGTACTGTATGGTATAGTACAATATAATGTTTGGATTGACTGTATCGTTCACTGctgtttaataataattttattgtttagtTTGATGGTATGATACTGTATCGTAACtagtaaatttactaaaatgaccccaattattataatttttaaatttattaaaaattattaataaataaaataattttctttctcttatatTGATAGATCAATCGACTCCAATATTCTTTCTTCTTTACCCTTATTCCATGCCTAAAAGGCTAAGATTAATTAGTACACCCTAATAGAACAAAATAAAGTATCAATTACCCTTATTGATACCACACAGAAACCAGGAAACCAAGCCTAGTGCATATACTTGCACTTTCAGTTAGCAACTGAAGCATAGATTAGTGGACTACAAAGCTGTAGTGGAATAGGATGATCAATGATTAAAGGTGAATACCGTGAAAATATATCAACATACATCATGAAAAAAGAACAAGAACTAAGGCTGATGTTGCAGGATCGGAAGTCCAAGCAAAGGGCATCTTTGACACCTGAATCAAGCAGAGAAGGATCGAAAATATTTTTCCGTTTTTCTTTAGTCACCAGAATCAAACAGAAGGATCAAAAACATTTACGAACACCCTGACTGACCAATCATACTTTTGGGAGCAGCTAGCATTTGGCTGATTGGAAGGGCATaattggaagaaaaaaataaaatcatgggatatcACTAAATTGGTGGTTTTGTAAATTGACTGATTTCATggttatcaaaccatgaaaaGATACAATACCAAATCATGCCTTtcagaaaacaatcaaaacaaacatagtTTTCATtgtaaccataccataccataccataggAAGCCACCATCCAAAAAGGCACTTAGTAAATAAGTATCTATTATAACATGTTAAATTATTACAGTATCATTTTACGTAACTTAAACCCATAGGATATAAaagtatatgaatatatattGTAGGATGAATTTTATTTCTCACCTTTAATACTGTAGGAAATGTATTGTTCATTCTTGATgatcattttttcttaatttcttgttaTTCCCTCCCAAATCTTCTTCCTGAATAATGGATTCAAAGTCAACTTGGAGAGTTGGATGCATGTTTGGTGAAGCTGAAAATCTTCTTTTGATACTTTTTTTGGGTGCGGGTGGACACGTTGTCATCACTGGGATTTTGTGATCCGAAGAAGTTGGTGTTGTAAATCCATCATCATCGGGATCGTCATCAGGATCATTTCTCGATTTGTGCGTGTCATCCTCATGCAAGGCTTGTGTTGATCTTCTATGTACCGTTCCAATTTCATATCTCGACCATGACCTACCTTTATCAGTTTGATCCTCTGAACAATTTCCTtgaaatatatctttctttctgatatcatcataatcatcatgaTCTAGATTATTTTCATCTTGTTTTCGGTCGACGTTTCCATGTTGACCAGGTGCAATATCTACGCACCTATCTGGATTGTTGGACGTGGGAAGTTGTATGTCATCACTGGATTTCTTTTTCTCACCTTCTTCCTTCACTTGGAAAAGTTCTGAATTTGACATACCGAAGATTATTCTATTTCTTAGAGAGAAGAATGATCAAAAGTAGACTTGATCTAAACCAGTGTAGATGATGGAAAATAGAGAAGAATATGAAATCGTAGTTGATCGATCACCAATTCTCACTAGGTGAATGACTGATTGTGAGTTGATCTATGAACATGCCAATTTGTCAACCTCGATCAAATCTTTAGTCAAAAGAGGATGGGATTGAGGAAcagaggagagaaagagagaattaTATGTGGttactttaataaataaaaagattgagCTCAATTTCAATCAGCCGGCTAATGACATTTTCACCTTCCTAGCAGTAACAGTTTGTAGATATTattggtgtatatatatatttatcgaATAACAAGTGTTTAATCATTATATAGTTTATACTTATTAAGACATAGATTATATGGTGGTTATATACTACATAGAATTTGTAAAAATTGAATACTagaattatttttctattgtgaACTTTGTTAAGCGCCGCTGTTTGGAGTAAATCTGAACAGCAAAATCGTTTTGCGTGCGGAGTTTTTTTCAAACGAtcttttgttataattttttgaGCTTATGAGGATTTTGAGTGTAAATGCATATAATTAAGCTTAATTCCGCTGGCAAAATGCCACTTTTGTTGCCCCTAGGCTGCGGGTTTGATCCCAGATTGAagcaattaaattttaaaatgttaaaacatTGTTTTTATTGATAAAAACATAGAAACATGTGTAGTAAGTAGTAGTGCAAGTGGCAAGGTACCACTTTTGTCGCCCCTAGATCGTGAGTTCGATCCCAGATTGAagcaattaaaatttttaaatgtttaaaatattgtttttattgataAAAACAGATAAATAGGCATAGTAAGCAGTAGTAGACTCTGGTTGACTTAAGTTAATACTTAATATTATTTattgactttttatttatttatttatttatttatttatttatttatttatttatttaatggtTAGAGAAAGTATAATCTAATTTCTTATCTCTCTCGTCAAAATAAACAAATCCAATTTCCAAATATCAAAACATTGACTCTGTACTTCAACTCTTCAAGTTTACTGCCTACTTCTGTTTGCTGCCTGGTCGATTCTCTATCGTCGCTGGCAAAAGGCTTATCGTTGATCGTTTTCAGAATAAGAAAATTCGTCGTGGGCAAttgtaatgaattatggatattatgatattagtaatattattaaaagtttaagtttggtcattttattactattcttttattattgattgatttattaattgTCCTATAGACCGAAAATATGAATAATCCGATTAATTTAGTCGATAAGTTTACTTGGCACCCGGTGAGTTCGAATTCTGGATCCGCCTCTGGGTGAACGATCTAGGAAGGTCAAGGGAGAAAGAAGAATGCAGTTAGAATAAGAagggaaaagcaagatagagccCCGGGACCATCAAATATTGAGCGAGTAATTTATATGCTTCGATGTGTATTAATAGatacttaaatttgtataaaattaaacAAGTAGATTCACGAGTGCTATGTAGCACCTACATGAGAATTCGCATGAGATTGCGttacttttcttaaaatatttcattGTTAGTTTTCTAACTTCATATGCTATAAATGTGACGAGCTTTCCTAAGATGGAATTGTTAGAGAAAGAcaattataaaaggaaaaatacataaagtagcatatttaagtattaaattacaaaaaataacaacacttttatcaaattatattttatagcatatgtatttatatgtatttgtatttttgtagcaacagtttgtaaaaatacaaatacatatggaTCATAAGGGtagtaaaaatcatatgcatttatatttttgtagcaacagtttgcaaaaatataaaatataactcgCTATATTctgtaattataaaattattgctataaaactcataattaagagaataaatatgttatttctgaattttgcccattATAAAATAATGATTAATGGCTTCCCacctaaaatatctaaaagaagtACACTTTAGATAAAAATCTACATGTCTGATTTTCCTTTATAGAAAATCAAGGTCTCTTTGGAAgtttggctttaagccatcaatTTTGTCAAATCGGGCCTTACTTCATATATTGAATTTTtgtaactaaaaattacatataaatacaaggtaattttatcttattacataaaattttatattgaaaaataaattataaaaatctcaaattaattattcaaattcCGACCTTTTTACTTTTTCTCTCTTCCTTTGTATACATCCCAAATAGCTCCATATTTTCTTCCTAAAATCTTGCTACCTTATCTCTCCAGTTATCTATCTGCATTAAATCTCCTTATTATCTCTCCATATCCACAAATTTCGATCTACAATAATctctctttaaaaaaataatttctctattttctccgttcaaaatcaacaaaatcttCTCCGtccaaaattatcttttttccgTTCAAAATCGATAAAATCTTCTTCATTTTCATCAAAAATCCAGAGAAAAACTGCAATTTCATCCAATATATGATTCTCTGAATTCGGGAATATATGTTTCTCTGAATTTCATCAAAAACGAATTAAGTTGAATCTTCTCCATATAATGGTCGCGTATTGTTATTCCCGTTGTTGGTTTCGTTCTTGattcttttgattatgaaaaaccCAATTTCGTAGAGAATCGTTCGAATTACCGAAATGATCCAGTAACAATAAAGAAATTGAGGGAAGTTGCTGGTTCAAGTTCAAACAAGAAAGCTCCAAAATCGTCCAgtaagaaaaaggttgatgattcTGGACGACCATGTCTACAGAAAGTTTAGTTATCATTATAATATGTATTAGCAGCACTAttctatgtataagatttcaTTATACAATTGTTAAGATTATATAGTGAATTGTATAAGGTGTTCGTATATATGTGAAACagtattagattatatttattaCTTGTATAAAGTTTACACATACATGTGAAACTGTTGTATGAGgttgtcttttatttgttttgacAGTATGAttctatgtataagatttcaTTAGACATGCATTAAtactatattattaattgtatAAGGTTAACATATGCATGTTTAACAATGTTCTAAAATTTGATAACGTTATACACGAAACTATATTGTATGAAGATATTGTAACATTGAATTGGTTGATCTATACAAATGTTTTACTACATGTATATTACTATAGCATAAAACGTTACAATAATAgctgcaaaaaaaaaattttctcacGAAATATTGTACGATGATATAGATATCATgtcaaaatattttatcatacatAAGTCTATATGTATGATGAGTCATTATACATTAGTTTATCAGATTTTCACACTTTTTTATAATGTATAGGAACAACCAATACAATAGTAATTACATTAACTGCAGTAACACATTAAAAAATGAACTtctttaaaatctataacaatcaaatttttcatatttattcaacgtataatataatacaatacatataaaaaaaataacaaaactcaACAACTATAATACAACAACTACAATTTCTATTAAAATATGTATCAGCGGCGCTATTATGTTCATATTAATTTTTCTGAGAACTGAAGAAAGCAGTAGAAgatgtgtttttgttttttcattaaaCGTAAttcaacaaagaagaaaatttaatgTGATGTTTAACATACTTTTTGAATTTAAATgtcagttactatatttaataaTGCACCACTAAATGTTGAGTAACTAATGACGTGAATTAAGGAACAGATTGATATTATCAGATTTATCTTTCCTTAAATATAGCCTAATCAGATTTATCATACATTCTAGCAATGTATGAGAGTTGACAAGATGTATGAGTATCTTTCTCAAAATCGAGAGAGAAAGACTGaagagattttatgtaattactttcacTTGGTAGGagatttatgtggtttatacttCTTTTTAATGCTAACACTAATTAATCTAGCGTCAAAGTGGCCGGACATTATGTGAAAATAACGAGGTAGAACCTTTGGCGAAGTATCCAATGCACACAAATTCTAATATTTTGTATTTCAGTTTTATCTGTCTTTGTCAATTTTGCATAGAATTAGAATATAGTAAGTgcaaatactaaaatgataattGTTCATATTAGGTTAGAAATTGTAGGAGTTTTAATGATG
Coding sequences:
- the LOC107844893 gene encoding uncharacterized protein LOC107844893, coding for MSNSELFQVKEEGEKKKSSDDIQLPTSNNPDRCVDIAPGQHGNVDRKQDENNLDHDDYDDIRKKDIFQGNCSEDQTDKGRSWSRYEIGTVHRRSTQALHEDDTHKSRNDPDDDPDDDGFTTPTSSDHKIPVMTTCPPAPKKSIKRRFSASPNMHPTLQVDFESIIQEEDLGGNNKKLRKNDHQE